The Prochlorococcus sp. MIT 1300 genome has a window encoding:
- the acs gene encoding acetate--CoA ligase, which yields MSSDNTNTIESVLQEERIFPPSVDLASKARINSLDTYQRMFNEANRDLETFWGEAARKELQWFEPFSKVLDWTTPPFARWFEGGKTNISSNCLDRHLDGPRADKTALIWEGEPGDVRRFTYRELHQEVCRAANALKAIGIGKGDLVALYMPMVPEAAIAMLACARIGAPHSVVFGGFSAEALRDRLIDGEAKAVITADGGFRKDKAIPLKSAVDQALGESACPSVTTVLVVKRTNESVSMEAGRDYWWHELVANQNTDCVAEPMDSEDRLFVLYTSGSTGKPKGVVHTTAGYNLWTHLTFQWIFDIREDDVYWCTADVGWITGHSYIVYGPLSNGATTVMYEGAPRPSNPGAFWELIQKHGITIFYTAPTAIRAFMKSGRSVPDNYDMTSLRLLGTVGEPINPEAWMWYREVIGGGRCPIVDTWWQTETGGVMISPLPGATPTKPGSATLPLPGVDADVVDSEGNSVSVDEGGYLVVRKPWPGMMRTVHGNPKRFRESYWEFLRPSDGSFIYFAGDGARKDVDGYFWIMGRVDDVINVSGHRLGTMEVESALVSHPAVSEAAVVGRPDDLKGEAIVAFVTLENKRVASESLLKDLRSHVGQEIGPIARPDEIRFSEALPKTRSGKIMRRILRALASGEEVSGDTSTLEDRSVLDRLRA from the coding sequence ATGTCCTCAGATAACACCAACACAATTGAGTCGGTTCTGCAAGAAGAGAGGATTTTTCCTCCATCCGTAGATTTAGCTTCTAAGGCCCGGATTAACAGCCTGGATACTTATCAAAGGATGTTTAATGAGGCAAATCGGGACTTAGAGACTTTCTGGGGTGAGGCTGCAAGAAAGGAGTTGCAATGGTTTGAACCTTTCTCAAAAGTTCTGGATTGGACAACTCCTCCTTTTGCACGATGGTTTGAAGGTGGCAAGACAAATATTTCTAGTAACTGTTTGGACCGTCACTTAGATGGACCAAGAGCAGACAAAACAGCTCTCATTTGGGAGGGAGAGCCTGGAGATGTAAGAAGGTTTACCTATAGAGAGCTGCATCAGGAAGTTTGCCGTGCGGCTAATGCATTGAAAGCAATTGGGATAGGTAAAGGAGATTTGGTCGCTCTTTATATGCCCATGGTGCCTGAGGCTGCAATTGCGATGTTGGCATGTGCTCGAATTGGAGCCCCTCATTCAGTTGTTTTTGGTGGCTTTTCAGCTGAAGCATTGCGTGACCGTTTAATTGATGGAGAGGCAAAAGCTGTAATAACAGCGGATGGAGGTTTTCGAAAAGATAAAGCGATTCCTTTGAAGTCTGCGGTTGACCAAGCCTTGGGTGAATCAGCTTGCCCAAGCGTTACGACTGTCTTAGTAGTGAAGAGAACGAATGAGTCGGTTTCTATGGAGGCCGGTAGAGATTACTGGTGGCATGAATTAGTAGCTAATCAGAACACAGATTGTGTTGCAGAGCCGATGGATAGCGAAGATCGTCTTTTTGTTCTCTACACCTCAGGCTCTACTGGTAAACCGAAGGGTGTGGTGCATACAACTGCTGGTTATAACTTATGGACTCATTTGACTTTCCAATGGATTTTCGACATTCGTGAAGATGATGTCTACTGGTGTACAGCTGATGTCGGTTGGATTACTGGACATAGTTACATCGTTTACGGGCCCCTTTCTAATGGTGCAACAACTGTGATGTATGAGGGCGCTCCGCGTCCTTCTAATCCTGGGGCCTTTTGGGAACTAATTCAGAAACATGGAATTACGATTTTTTACACAGCTCCAACTGCCATCAGGGCTTTTATGAAGAGTGGTAGGTCGGTCCCAGACAACTACGACATGACGAGCTTGAGGTTGCTTGGAACTGTTGGAGAACCAATTAACCCTGAGGCTTGGATGTGGTATCGAGAAGTTATTGGTGGTGGACGTTGCCCAATAGTTGATACTTGGTGGCAGACGGAGACAGGTGGAGTGATGATCAGTCCTTTGCCTGGTGCAACCCCAACTAAGCCTGGTTCTGCAACTCTTCCTCTTCCAGGTGTTGATGCAGATGTTGTTGACTCAGAGGGTAACTCGGTTTCTGTTGATGAAGGAGGCTATTTAGTTGTTCGAAAACCTTGGCCAGGCATGATGAGAACCGTGCATGGAAATCCAAAGCGTTTTAGGGAAAGTTATTGGGAGTTTTTGCGTCCTTCTGATGGAAGCTTTATTTACTTTGCTGGAGATGGAGCACGAAAAGATGTTGATGGATATTTTTGGATCATGGGGAGAGTCGATGATGTTATTAACGTCTCTGGCCATCGTCTCGGTACAATGGAAGTTGAATCAGCTTTGGTGAGTCATCCTGCAGTTTCAGAGGCTGCGGTTGTTGGCAGACCAGATGATTTGAAGGGAGAAGCAATTGTGGCTTTCGTCACACTTGAGAACAAAAGAGTAGCCTCTGAATCACTTTTAAAAGACCTGCGTAGTCATGTTGGGCAAGAGATTGGACCTATCGCAAGGCCAGATGAGATCCGATTTAGTGAGGCATTGCCTAAGACTCGTAGTGGAAAGATTATGAGAAGAATTCTTAGAGCTTTAGCTTCTGGTGAAGAAGTTAGTGGTGATACAAGCACCCTTGAGGACCGTTCTGTGCTTGATAGGCTCAGGGCCTAA
- a CDS encoding DUF1350 family protein: protein MTRWRQIEGVWCLWPAKPIALIEMIGGSYLASNPQLSYRRLLEILSKKNLAIHAWSYLPGLDHQAQANEAWKVLRRTRKQLEERIGETTPPIRIGHSLGCKLHLLSPDGGRNSKTLIALSFNNFTAARSIPMLGKIAPKLGFRSEFSPSPIETMRIVNERYLQPNNLLVQFGEDQLDQSDSLLECLQSRKNDQSQKIFLHGDHLTPASAGVRQNFIGSRNDDRIRTRNLLELANTIYEWANK, encoded by the coding sequence ATGACTAGGTGGCGACAAATAGAAGGAGTCTGGTGCCTTTGGCCTGCTAAACCAATCGCTCTAATCGAAATGATTGGAGGTAGCTATCTAGCTAGCAATCCGCAATTGAGTTATAGACGTCTACTAGAAATACTTTCAAAAAAAAATCTAGCTATTCATGCCTGGAGTTATTTGCCTGGGTTAGACCATCAAGCGCAAGCCAATGAGGCATGGAAGGTTCTACGACGAACAAGAAAACAACTAGAAGAAAGAATTGGCGAAACCACTCCCCCTATAAGGATTGGCCACAGTCTTGGATGCAAATTACACCTTCTATCTCCTGATGGAGGAAGGAACAGCAAAACTTTAATTGCATTGAGCTTCAACAACTTCACTGCAGCGCGTTCAATACCAATGCTTGGAAAAATTGCGCCCAAGTTGGGTTTCCGGAGTGAGTTCAGCCCTAGCCCAATTGAAACGATGAGGATTGTTAATGAGCGCTATCTTCAGCCTAATAATCTTCTAGTTCAATTTGGGGAGGACCAATTGGACCAAAGCGATAGCCTCTTGGAATGTCTCCAAAGTCGAAAAAATGACCAATCCCAGAAAATATTTCTACACGGCGATCACCTAACACCTGCAAGTGCTGGTGTTAGGCAAAATTTCATAGGATCGAGGAATGATGATCGAATTCGTACAAGAAATCTCTTAGAGCTCGCCAATACAATTTACGAGTGGGCTAACAAATAG
- a CDS encoding peroxiredoxin, protein MVLHTGDKAPGFALKDQDGVLRRLDDAKGKYLILFFYPKDNTPGCTAEACSFRDNIDKFKPYKAELWGVSGDNEESHKLFAERYSLSFPLLCDTNNMLRSIFKVPKTLGLVPGRVTYVIDPQQRICHVFNNLLDGPSHVNEALRFLENASKRK, encoded by the coding sequence ATGGTCTTACACACTGGAGACAAGGCGCCCGGTTTTGCACTTAAGGATCAAGATGGTGTCCTCCGTCGACTTGATGATGCAAAAGGTAAATATCTAATATTATTTTTCTACCCAAAAGACAACACACCAGGCTGTACAGCAGAAGCTTGTAGTTTTCGAGACAACATTGACAAATTCAAACCATATAAAGCTGAACTATGGGGAGTAAGTGGAGACAATGAAGAAAGCCATAAGCTATTTGCAGAAAGATATTCTCTATCTTTTCCTCTACTTTGTGATACTAATAATATGCTTAGGAGCATCTTCAAAGTGCCCAAAACTTTAGGTTTAGTTCCAGGACGAGTTACTTATGTAATTGACCCTCAACAGAGAATCTGCCATGTCTTCAACAACCTGCTTGATGGGCCTTCACATGTAAATGAAGCCCTACGCTTTTTGGAAAACGCAAGTAAAAGAAAATGA
- a CDS encoding 3'-5' exonuclease produces the protein MKNLDAYGRIKRTYPGNDVEEDQRNSSSGEQLHLLDGCVPELNSRLQPSYVIDQKSASNSGKPMEQNFPEMLLILDTETTGLDPLKDQCLEIGAILFSVSSRSTLAQQSFLIPVDENSAEGINQIPASITNLRQPWRKALSYFQDLVDTADLLVAHNVDFDRKWFGREPLPKLFKPWLCTMEDICWPADRHLRRRPSVRDLALSYGVPVWAAHRALTDCIYLAEVFKRCDDLELLIEHGLEPKKLVKALVSYEERQLARTAGFRWNDPVQGAWTLRLSAREIKNLAFPVAPLEPWED, from the coding sequence ATGAAAAATCTTGATGCCTACGGGAGAATAAAGAGAACATATCCTGGCAATGACGTGGAGGAGGATCAAAGAAACAGCTCCTCGGGTGAGCAGTTGCATCTTCTTGATGGTTGTGTGCCTGAGTTGAACTCGAGACTTCAACCTTCATATGTGATCGACCAGAAGTCAGCTTCGAATTCTGGCAAGCCTATGGAACAGAATTTCCCTGAGATGCTTTTAATCTTGGACACAGAGACAACAGGGCTGGATCCTTTAAAAGATCAATGCCTTGAGATAGGTGCAATCCTTTTCAGTGTTTCTAGTCGATCAACACTTGCACAACAATCTTTTTTGATACCAGTTGATGAGAATTCGGCAGAGGGAATTAATCAAATTCCTGCCTCTATTACTAATCTTAGGCAACCTTGGAGAAAGGCGCTTTCTTATTTTCAGGATTTAGTTGACACAGCAGATTTGTTGGTGGCTCACAATGTTGACTTTGATCGCAAATGGTTTGGTCGAGAGCCATTGCCAAAGTTGTTTAAACCTTGGCTTTGCACAATGGAGGATATTTGCTGGCCAGCAGACCGTCATCTTCGTCGTAGGCCCTCAGTTCGAGATCTGGCATTGTCATATGGGGTTCCTGTTTGGGCTGCACACAGAGCCTTGACTGATTGTATTTATCTTGCAGAAGTGTTTAAACGTTGTGATGATCTGGAACTTTTAATTGAGCATGGTCTGGAGCCTAAGAAACTTGTCAAGGCTTTGGTCTCTTATGAGGAAAGGCAGTTGGCCAGGACGGCTGGGTTTCGATGGAATGATCCTGTTCAAGGAGCATGGACTCTTAGATTAAGTGCGAGGGAAATTAAAAATTTGGCATTTCCGGTTGCTCCACTTGAGCCTTGGGAAGACTGA
- a CDS encoding Rho termination factor N-terminal domain-containing protein → MPKRRLTSTPRRLNVFTKGMVQLYGVLAVLTVLIPELIATFTLSLNSSSQEDSLPSLSTMTLLELRKIGKELKLLGYSSENKKSLSKRIAKRLGRKTSHLKP, encoded by the coding sequence TTGCCCAAAAGAAGGCTTACCAGTACTCCTCGAAGGCTAAATGTCTTTACAAAGGGGATGGTGCAACTATATGGAGTTCTTGCCGTCCTAACAGTATTAATCCCCGAATTAATTGCGACATTCACCCTATCCCTAAACAGCTCAAGCCAAGAAGATTCCTTACCAAGCCTATCAACAATGACATTGCTGGAATTAAGGAAAATTGGGAAAGAGCTCAAGTTATTGGGATATTCCAGCGAAAACAAAAAATCTCTATCCAAAAGAATTGCTAAACGATTAGGTCGGAAAACCTCGCATTTAAAGCCTTAA
- the msrA gene encoding peptide-methionine (S)-S-oxide reductase MsrA: MLPSWLTSGSTKGIPDLNKNLEHFVLNHPINKPVSTKQEEAFFGCGCFWGAEKGFWKLPGVINTAVGYAGGHIQNPSYNQVCTGRTGHAEVVRVVWDFSIIDFSDLLKLFWECHDPTQGNRQGNDRGSQYRSTIYTTTTNQIELAVASKQSYQSSLTRQGKAAITTEIKPNEQFFYAESYHQQYLAKPGSRPYCSAMPTKIPLEDFENANFKLPESIWANFDWNIQHCVLRSNNNPIEI, from the coding sequence ATGCTGCCTTCTTGGTTGACCAGTGGCTCAACAAAAGGGATTCCAGATCTCAACAAAAATTTAGAGCATTTTGTCCTAAACCATCCCATAAATAAGCCAGTATCAACCAAACAAGAGGAAGCATTTTTTGGCTGCGGGTGCTTTTGGGGTGCTGAAAAAGGATTTTGGAAGCTGCCTGGTGTAATCAACACAGCTGTTGGATATGCAGGCGGGCACATACAAAACCCTAGTTATAACCAGGTCTGTACGGGCAGAACAGGGCATGCAGAAGTTGTAAGAGTCGTATGGGATTTCTCCATAATTGACTTCAGCGACTTACTCAAACTCTTCTGGGAATGTCATGATCCAACCCAAGGGAATCGCCAAGGCAACGACCGCGGTAGCCAGTACAGGTCCACTATTTACACAACAACAACAAATCAAATTGAATTGGCTGTTGCCAGCAAGCAAAGCTACCAATCATCACTTACCCGACAAGGGAAAGCTGCCATAACTACAGAAATCAAGCCAAACGAGCAGTTTTTTTACGCCGAAAGCTACCACCAACAATATCTTGCCAAACCAGGGAGTAGACCATATTGCTCAGCCATGCCCACTAAAATTCCTTTGGAAGATTTTGAAAATGCAAACTTCAAACTTCCTGAAAGTATTTGGGCAAACTTTGATTGGAATATCCAACACTGCGTCTTAAGAAGCAATAACAACCCTATCGAGATATGA
- a CDS encoding ABC transporter ATP-binding protein, giving the protein MRALRFDLIGRYLRPHSRTVVLGAITLVIVNILSVTIPMEVRRVIDDLQEGFALKDIFNQAIWIVVLASSMGLARLLSRQLVFGVGRQIEVDLRQRLFDHMLSQDPDWVQTIGSGEVISRATSDVENIRRLLGFTILSLTNTALAYSFTLPAMLAISPKLTMAAISLYPLMLGIVGLFGGRMVKQRRRQQEALSSLSELIQEDLSGISAIKIYGQEPAEKDAFSSRNKTYRDSAINLARTASTLFPLLQGISSISLLVLLALGSGLLETGTLTIGGLVALILYVERLVFPTALLGFTLNTFQVGQVSLERVEDLLQREPRIKNNHKALTLKHALKGKLQAKNLTVSYEDSSNEVLKGLNFEIQPGELVALVGPVGCGKTTLARALGRMIEIPNNQLFIDDHDVRDLRLEDLRSNIALVPQEGYLFTSSLAENIRYGNPKASMKQVQSSASQARLTDDIKGFPDGFKTLVGERGITLSGGQRQRTALGRALLVPSPVLVLDDALASVDNRTAAAILSSIRNQKKRTILMISHQLSAAAACDRILVMENGKIVEQGNHLELLKAHGTYQRLWEREQAVEELSQ; this is encoded by the coding sequence ATGCGGGCATTGCGTTTTGACTTAATTGGGCGTTATCTCAGGCCTCATAGCCGAACTGTGGTTCTTGGCGCCATAACCCTAGTGATAGTAAATATTCTCAGTGTCACCATCCCTATGGAAGTCCGCAGGGTTATAGATGACCTTCAAGAAGGCTTTGCCTTAAAAGACATTTTTAACCAAGCAATATGGATAGTGGTTTTAGCAAGCTCGATGGGATTAGCCCGTCTTCTTTCAAGGCAACTAGTCTTTGGCGTAGGCAGACAAATAGAAGTTGATTTAAGACAACGTTTATTTGACCACATGCTCAGTCAAGATCCTGACTGGGTTCAAACAATAGGCAGTGGTGAAGTCATAAGTCGCGCTACTAGCGATGTCGAGAATATCCGCAGATTGCTCGGTTTCACAATTTTAAGCCTCACTAATACAGCACTTGCCTATTCCTTTACTTTGCCAGCGATGCTGGCTATTAGCCCCAAACTAACAATGGCTGCTATATCCCTATATCCCCTAATGCTTGGGATTGTTGGCCTTTTTGGAGGCAGAATGGTTAAACAACGAAGGAGGCAACAGGAAGCTTTATCTAGCCTTAGTGAACTTATTCAAGAAGATTTATCAGGAATAAGTGCGATAAAAATCTACGGTCAAGAACCTGCTGAAAAAGATGCATTTAGTTCTCGAAATAAAACCTATAGAGACTCTGCAATCAACCTCGCAAGAACAGCTAGCACATTATTTCCACTTTTACAGGGGATTTCCTCAATTTCACTTTTGGTGTTACTTGCTCTTGGTAGTGGGTTATTAGAGACGGGCACGCTAACAATTGGGGGGTTAGTAGCACTAATCCTTTACGTCGAAAGACTTGTTTTCCCAACTGCTCTTCTTGGCTTTACTCTCAATACATTTCAAGTCGGGCAAGTCAGTCTTGAACGAGTAGAGGATCTTTTACAAAGGGAACCAAGAATAAAAAATAATCATAAGGCCCTAACTCTTAAACACGCCTTAAAAGGAAAACTACAAGCAAAAAATCTAACCGTCAGTTATGAGGATTCATCTAATGAAGTTTTAAAAGGATTAAACTTCGAAATCCAACCAGGAGAATTAGTTGCACTAGTAGGCCCTGTCGGATGTGGAAAAACCACTCTTGCTCGAGCACTAGGTCGAATGATCGAGATACCCAATAATCAACTCTTTATTGATGACCACGATGTAAGAGACTTACGTCTAGAAGATCTAAGAAGCAATATTGCTCTTGTTCCACAAGAGGGCTATCTATTCACAAGCAGCCTTGCTGAAAACATACGCTACGGCAACCCAAAGGCTTCAATGAAGCAAGTTCAGAGTTCTGCCTCTCAGGCTCGACTAACAGATGACATTAAAGGCTTCCCAGATGGATTCAAAACACTTGTAGGGGAGAGAGGAATCACCCTTAGTGGCGGGCAAAGACAGCGCACTGCTCTAGGAAGAGCTTTGTTAGTACCTTCTCCAGTACTAGTGCTTGATGATGCTCTTGCGAGTGTGGACAACAGAACAGCTGCAGCAATACTTAGCTCGATCAGAAATCAAAAAAAACGAACAATTCTCATGATTAGCCACCAACTCTCAGCAGCGGCGGCTTGTGATCGCATTCTGGTAATGGAAAACGGAAAAATTGTGGAGCAAGGTAATCACCTAGAACTGCTTAAGGCTCATGGGACATATCAGAGATTGTGGGAGAGAGAACAAGCTGTGGAAGAACTAAGTCAGTGA
- a CDS encoding DUF3288 family protein, with protein MSPEQSHPLHSIDRDHIDRMLAKTSPEDTDLVDLARLMIRYEGFPGALDLQEDMLKILKLWNLTREDLHQQTRKIWENGYRPGQATEEGIGSSFDTADNEKT; from the coding sequence TTGAGCCCTGAGCAAAGTCACCCTCTTCACAGTATTGATCGAGATCATATCGATCGAATGCTTGCAAAGACTTCTCCTGAGGATACAGATCTGGTTGATTTGGCGCGCTTAATGATTCGATATGAGGGATTTCCAGGAGCACTAGATCTTCAGGAGGACATGCTGAAGATTTTGAAACTCTGGAATTTGACTAGAGAGGACCTTCATCAGCAAACCAGAAAAATCTGGGAGAATGGATATAGACCAGGACAGGCAACAGAAGAGGGAATTGGTTCGAGCTTTGACACTGCTGATAATGAGAAGACTTAG
- the trpD gene encoding anthranilate phosphoribosyltransferase encodes MPLDQTSWPSILEKTLRGEHLLADQAQALMEAWLKEDLSAVQTGAFLAALRSKGVNGEELASMAKVLRSACVLPCERPDISMVDTCGTGGDGAETFNISTAVGFTAAACGVNVAKHGNRSASGKVGSADVLEGLGINLKAPLQQVVAALSRTGVTFLFAPAWHPALVNLAPLRRSLGVRTVFNLLGPLVNPLRPQSQVLGVARAELLDPMAEALCRLGLNRAVVVYGAGGLDEASLEGISQLRFVENGQIKESSIDPLKLGLSNASSRELKGGDVALNQEILETALKGGGTRAQKDVIALNTSLVLWAAGLHNDVKSGLDVANQSLAEGRPWEKLQQLRLALD; translated from the coding sequence ATGCCACTTGATCAAACGTCTTGGCCCTCCATCCTCGAGAAAACTCTACGAGGAGAACACCTTTTGGCGGATCAAGCCCAAGCTCTTATGGAAGCCTGGCTAAAGGAGGATCTCTCCGCTGTCCAGACCGGTGCTTTTCTGGCGGCTCTTAGATCTAAGGGCGTAAATGGTGAGGAGTTGGCTTCAATGGCAAAGGTTTTGAGATCAGCATGCGTTCTCCCCTGTGAGAGGCCTGATATTTCTATGGTCGATACCTGTGGAACAGGTGGGGATGGTGCCGAAACTTTTAATATCTCAACTGCCGTTGGATTTACAGCCGCTGCTTGTGGGGTGAACGTAGCGAAGCATGGTAATCGCAGTGCTAGTGGGAAAGTTGGTTCTGCTGATGTCTTGGAAGGGCTTGGAATAAACCTCAAAGCTCCCTTACAACAAGTTGTTGCTGCATTATCTAGAACAGGTGTGACTTTTTTGTTCGCTCCTGCATGGCACCCTGCTTTGGTTAATCTTGCCCCTCTTAGGCGAAGCCTTGGGGTTAGGACAGTTTTCAATCTTCTTGGTCCTCTCGTTAACCCTCTGAGGCCTCAATCTCAGGTTCTAGGCGTCGCAAGAGCAGAATTGCTTGACCCAATGGCGGAGGCTCTTTGCAGGCTTGGTTTGAATAGGGCTGTAGTCGTTTATGGGGCTGGTGGTCTGGATGAGGCTTCTCTTGAAGGGATTAGTCAGCTGAGGTTTGTTGAAAATGGTCAAATCAAAGAGTCTTCTATTGATCCCCTGAAGTTGGGATTGAGTAATGCAAGTTCTAGGGAATTAAAAGGAGGAGACGTAGCCTTAAATCAAGAGATCCTTGAAACTGCTCTTAAAGGCGGTGGAACAAGAGCCCAAAAGGATGTGATTGCACTTAATACATCCCTGGTGCTTTGGGCCGCAGGATTGCACAATGATGTTAAGTCAGGGCTTGATGTTGCGAATCAATCTTTGGCGGAGGGAAGACCTTGGGAAAAATTGCAGCAACTTCGTTTGGCTCTCGATTAA
- the carA gene encoding glutamine-hydrolyzing carbamoyl-phosphate synthase small subunit has protein sequence MNNSSNNQAYLVLADGTLFEGMAFGYLGNALGEVVFNTGMTGYQEVITDPSYYGQMVAFTYPELGNTGVNSDDQESSHPHVAAVICRELSPRACNWRSQNNLESWLLEHKVVGISGVDTRALVRHLRELGSMNGLISSDGRSPVELLEELKQIPPMEGLNLVDKVTTDIPYKWDSVCSVSFDKRIRKGDVDPFRVVAIDFGIKRSILERLVAHGCEVTVLPACTDIETVLSYQPEGVFLSNGPGDPAAVKSGIFLAQELLNQNDLPVFGICLGHQILGLAIGGRTFKLPYGHRGLNHPCGTTGRVEITSQNHGFALDADSLSSKNVSVTHLNLNDRTVAAIALRDQPVLGVQYHPEASPGPHDADHHFARFVALMKQRR, from the coding sequence ATGAACAACTCTTCAAACAATCAAGCATATTTGGTTTTGGCCGATGGAACTTTGTTCGAAGGCATGGCTTTTGGTTATTTGGGAAACGCACTTGGAGAAGTAGTTTTTAATACCGGTATGACTGGTTATCAGGAAGTCATTACTGATCCAAGTTATTACGGGCAAATGGTTGCCTTTACTTATCCAGAATTGGGGAATACTGGAGTTAATTCCGATGATCAAGAGTCTTCTCACCCTCATGTAGCAGCAGTAATTTGCCGCGAACTTTCTCCTAGAGCTTGTAACTGGCGTTCTCAAAATAATCTTGAATCTTGGCTTTTGGAACATAAAGTTGTAGGAATATCTGGTGTAGATACAAGAGCACTTGTTCGGCACCTTAGAGAGCTTGGCTCCATGAACGGATTGATCAGTAGTGACGGACGTTCTCCAGTAGAACTTCTTGAGGAGTTGAAGCAAATACCCCCAATGGAAGGACTTAATTTGGTAGACAAAGTAACTACTGATATTCCATATAAATGGGACTCTGTTTGTTCTGTTTCCTTCGACAAAAGGATAAGGAAAGGTGATGTAGATCCATTCAGAGTTGTAGCAATTGATTTTGGCATTAAGAGATCAATCCTTGAGCGTCTGGTCGCCCATGGTTGTGAGGTAACAGTTTTGCCTGCCTGCACTGATATCGAAACAGTTTTGTCTTATCAACCAGAGGGAGTTTTCCTTTCAAATGGACCTGGTGACCCTGCTGCAGTGAAAAGTGGCATATTTTTGGCTCAAGAGCTTCTTAACCAGAATGATCTACCTGTTTTTGGGATTTGTTTAGGTCATCAAATTTTGGGTCTAGCAATTGGTGGAAGAACTTTTAAGCTCCCATATGGTCATCGAGGCCTTAACCATCCATGTGGTACTACGGGCAGAGTTGAGATAACTAGTCAAAACCATGGCTTTGCTTTAGATGCCGATTCACTGTCTTCTAAGAATGTTTCAGTGACCCATCTGAATCTTAATGATCGAACTGTTGCGGCCATAGCTCTTAGGGATCAGCCAGTGCTTGGAGTTCAATATCATCCTGAGGCGAGTCCTGGACCACATGACGCCGATCATCATTTTGCTCGTTTTGTTGCTCTGATGAAACAACGACGTTGA
- a CDS encoding STAS domain-containing protein, translated as MLLDHYTSSDWLRRTNPITELQKLTVSLRGGFERRQGSLVFHFTGQLDAYSEKQFSTYLEDVLQTNTSSVIIDLSNIDFLDSSGLGALVHVAKNCNGTKRSFLVVGNARVMQTIKLVRLDEFLHLQPDLQTALKQLNA; from the coding sequence ATCCTTCTAGATCACTACACTTCATCCGATTGGTTAAGGAGGACTAACCCCATTACCGAATTGCAAAAACTCACAGTTTCGCTTCGTGGTGGTTTTGAGAGACGCCAGGGTTCTCTTGTGTTCCATTTCACAGGGCAACTCGATGCTTATTCCGAGAAGCAGTTCTCGACCTATTTAGAAGATGTGCTTCAAACCAATACATCGTCAGTGATTATTGATTTGAGCAATATTGATTTTCTTGACTCTTCAGGCCTTGGAGCTTTGGTTCACGTAGCAAAAAATTGCAACGGCACTAAACGCTCCTTTTTAGTGGTTGGGAATGCACGAGTTATGCAAACAATCAAATTGGTTAGGCTCGATGAGTTTCTTCATTTGCAGCCTGATCTTCAAACTGCTCTAAAGCAATTAAACGCTTGA
- a CDS encoding Mini-ribonuclease 3 produces the protein MSNWIRAQQPTALSVDLGTRQLAWLGDAVWELHQRLRLCQRPGRTRELHVAVVSEVKASAQASALAILDPYLSDLEKDLVRRGRNNAGRGPRSLEAATYGKATGFETMVGWLFLKNPVRLAQLLDRLEETDKG, from the coding sequence TTGAGTAATTGGATTCGAGCTCAACAGCCAACAGCTTTGTCAGTTGATTTAGGAACGCGTCAACTCGCATGGTTGGGAGATGCAGTTTGGGAATTACATCAAAGATTGCGACTTTGTCAGAGGCCAGGACGTACACGTGAGTTGCATGTTGCTGTCGTCTCTGAAGTGAAGGCATCAGCTCAAGCTTCAGCCCTTGCAATCTTGGACCCTTATCTATCGGACTTGGAAAAGGATTTAGTGAGAAGAGGGAGAAATAATGCAGGCAGAGGGCCTCGTTCTTTAGAAGCTGCTACTTATGGGAAAGCAACAGGATTTGAGACAATGGTTGGCTGGCTCTTTTTGAAGAATCCGGTGCGGCTTGCGCAGCTCTTGGATCGACTGGAGGAGACCGACAAAGGTTAG